A genomic segment from Ptychodera flava strain L36383 chromosome 19, AS_Pfla_20210202, whole genome shotgun sequence encodes:
- the LOC139119489 gene encoding uncharacterized protein → MAMAENTDNGVLDHHDSDKRETVSKASEASKSWSERRSDNRSSARVNREILVSLQTCSLENNLARLEGLLAVCKSRTKSEKLEGLIAVLLSLTSREDGSEPSGFLEFDEAYHLYSGYHEIEPNRDNFRDSLIHPVHGLCVCVIWTEHLNRRFIVLKPHGTGLVNFLEAFVNNASEQFTDQRQYLNADIVHGIIESMDTEYDRMCVRALLACEKSRSQIYDLGLKPQDAVNTISKVLEASRETRNAKIAAEDMVNLRLRRKADLIQEEIKRTEEQLQMKKDILSEPRRKDLQEKQLVLEERLRDVKRLRDKNDKYAVQRFKQSVKRKADSLLDENRVKKRKLGGGAPRQVDTDEEEFLVKCIEEKTSAHGRRHDMVMYLNHRVKVSDFLSLTNYRRLKEGKRLIRSATTLYSRGRPKNIRSIAARRHIGRGLFCCKKPPKCEDSINECTHHQRAHKKNLFYEMGSLECKDRWKFNFIISQDDKAYVRAGTSVGLDKARNQKIIQPSDTGKGRSLPKYDFPEAKLNITPASHRIMTKECTLVNSEEKLTTREDQSIVFMRPKYYIGSSGSTWMNEQMEIRSMEPTLYEVESTTYSKPFRQVCSLAHDKIFHFKDATCKDDVMCVTNTEGCQFKQYERERLMNLKTFLHLTKTTAKEKKNELSPQEKAYTSELLDQLDEIDDTVNGMLVDLAELTGLKLWKMYTHLISQCDTLLSKITEMRLPPVRPIVCELTDAGPGVGIRNHDVRFRSAERIRIHNIDRMTRLHLARGDSSYNEVERTNAAIGNALVDGGGIKWDYHSPFEDLSPEEIQQLPLDDYTVRIENAMESNAFRVATDLACRVDDAPGPGGDFMKSYVTPKQDRQFFFDKPYLDRFTAASKGQKKMVPGHAYYTKLQQFIDDHYEIGDLYMEFLKFDCIKRLGHKCDFCCDRDWVSSPLQHVPSPMPDYTQLPNFHYIPVKNLPALDTEGSQREIDDYQPRVQIRRLFDAGEISSADLDKVGEFSKKYIVPEKVVLNYLNHLETLKTVRLKKQKKRNQANALDQPGQYDNHDWDTLYRNSELRKLKVSDLDMYIDRHKLTSERKMLKKDKLKIVEAHIGRQLCQTTLESLQVSHERDKEEEEDEEEDEIDEDSEPEDVDIVIGELGDTEESDSESDSSDVIENELFHVTRSGRQCTTWKSRNYVD, encoded by the exons ATGGCCATGGCTGAAAACACTGACAACGGCGTACTCGACCACCATGATTCAGACAAGAGAGAAACAGTTTCCAAGGCAAGTGAAGCTTCCAAATCATGGAGTGAGAGGCGATCGGATAATAGGAGCTCTGCTCGAGTTAACAGAGAGATTCTTGTATCACTGCAAACATGCAGTCTTGAAAACAACCTTGCTAGGCTTGAAGGGCTATTGGCAGTTTGCAAGTCCCGAACCAAATCAGAGAAACTGGAGGGATTGATTGCAGTTCTTCTCTCTCTGACATCCCGTGAAGATGGAAGTGAACCTAGTGGTTTCCTCGAATTCGATGAAGCTTACCATTTGTACAGCGGATATCATGAAATTGAGCCAAATCGTGATAATTTTCGTGATTCGCTCATACACCCTGTACACGGCTTGTGCGTATGTGTGATATGGACTGAACACTTGAATCGGAGGTTTATTGTTCTGAAACCCCATGGAACTGGATTAGTGAACTTTTTAGAAGCGTTTGTAAACAATGCATCTGAACAATTTACGGATCAACGTCAATATCTGAATGCTGATATTGTACATGGTATCATCGAATCCATGGATACCGAATATGACAGAATGTGTGTGAGGGCACTGCTAGCCTGTGAGAAGAGTCGAAGCCAGATTTATGATCTTG GCTTAAAACCACAAGATGCTGTAAATACAATATCTAAGGTACTAGAGGCTAGCAGAGAAACTAGAAATGCAAAAATTGCAGCAGAAGACATGGTAAATTTGAGATTGAGGAGAAAAGCTGATCTGATTCAAGAGGAGATTAAGAGGACTGAAGAGCAGCTCCAGATGAAGAAAGACATCTTGTCAGAACCACGTAGAAAAGACTTACAAGAAAAACAGCTTGTCCTTGAAGAAAGACTAAGAGATGTGAAGAGACTACGAGATAAGAATGACAAATATGCAGTACAAAGATTTAAGcaaagtgtgaaaaggaaagcaGATTCACTTCTAGATGAAAATCGAGTGAAGAAACGGAAGTTAGGTGGTGGAGCTCCACGTCAGGTGGATACTGATGAAGAAGAGTTTTTAGTAAAATGCATAGAAGAAAAGACATCAGCACATGGTCGACGGCATGATATGGTTATGTATCTGAACCATCGAGTAAAAGTGTCAGATTTTCTTTCTCTGACCAACTACAGGAGATTGAAAGAGGGGAAACGACTAATTCGCTCAGCTACGACCCTGTACAGCAGAGGTAGACCAAAAAACATCAGAAGTATTGCTGCACGAAGACATATCGGTAGAGGTCTTTTTTGTTGTAAAAAGCCCCCTAAATGTGAAGACTCCATTAATGAATGCACACACCACCAACGGGCACATAAAAAGAATTTGTTCTACGAGATGGGTAGTCTGGAATGCAAAGACCGATGGAAGTTTAACTTTATTATCAGTCAAGATGATAAAGCTTATGTACGTGCAGGAACAAGTGTTGGTCTTGATAAGGCTCGCAATCAGAAAATCATCCAACCATCAGACACAGGAAAAGGTAGATCTTTGCCAAAATATGATTTTCCTGAAGCAAAATTGAACATCACACCAGCATCACATCGAATCATGACTAAAGAATGTACACTAGTCAATAGTGAAGAGAAGCTCACCACAAGAGAAGACCAGAGCATTGTCTTTATGAGACCAAAATACTATATCGGTTCATCAGGTTCAACATGGATGAATGAACAGATGGAAATACGCTCTATGGAACCAACTTTATATGAAGTAGAGTCAACAACCTACTCAAAGCCTTTCCGCCAAGTGTGCTCCCTTGCTCATGacaaaattttccatttcaaaGATGCAACATGCAAAGATGATGTCATGTGCGTGACAAACACAGAGGGCTGCCAGTTTAAGCAGTATGAGAGAGAAAGACTAATGAATCTCAAGACATTTCTCCATCTGACCAAAACAACTGCAAAAGAGAAGAAAAATGAGTTGTCTCCTCAAGAGAAGGCATATACATCTGAACTACTAGACCAGTTGGATGAGATAGACGACACAGTAAATGGCATGTTAGTTGATCTGGCTGAACTCACTGGCCTGAAACTGTGGAAAATGTACACTCACCTCATATCACAATGCGACACATTACTGAGCAAAATCACAGAGATGAGATTACCACCTGTACGACCAATTGTATGTGAGCTAACTGATGCTGGTCCAGGGGTCGGAATTCGCAACCATGATGTTCGATTTCGAAGTGCAGAACGCATACGCATACATAATATTGACAGAATGACACGGCTACATTTAGCACGGGGAGATTCATCATACAACGAAGTGGAGAGAACAAATGCAGCCATTGGTAATGCCTTAGTTGATGGAGGAGGCATTAAATGGGATTACCATTCTCCATTTGAGGATTTGTCACCAGAAGAAATTCAGCAACTACCACTGGATGATTACACAGTTCGAATTGAAAATGCAATGGAATCAAATGCATTCAGAGTTGCTACTGATCTAGCATGCAGAGTAGATGATGCCCCAGGACCTGGTGGTGATTTCATGAAGTCATATGTAACACCAAAACAAGACAggcaatttttctttgacaagcCATATCTAGACAGATTTACAGCTGCTTCTAAAGGTCAGAAGAAAATGGTTCCTGGCCATGCATATTACACGAAATTACAGCAGTTTATTGATGATCACTATGAAATAGGAGATTTGTACATGGAATTTCTGAAGTTTGACTGTATAAAGAGACTCGGGCATAAATGTGACTTTTGTTGTGACAGAGACTGGGTCAGCTCTCCTCTTCAGCATGTACCAAGCCCAATGCCAGATTACACACAACTCCCAAACTTCCATTATATACCAGTCAAGAATCTACCAGCATTGGATACAGAAGGCAGTCAACGTGAAATTGATGACTACCAGCCCCGCGTTCAAATTCGCCGTCTCTTTGATGCAGGAGAAATATCATCTGCTGATCTTGACAAAGTTGGAGAGTTCTCCAAGAAGTATATAGTCCCTGAGAAAGTAGTCCTTAACTACTTAAATCATCTAGAGACACTGAAAACTGTTAGGCTGAAGAAGCAGAAGAAGCGGAACCAAGCAAATGCTTTGGATCAACCAGGACAATATGACAACCATGACTGGGATACACTATACAGAAACAGTGAATTACGGAAGCTGAAAGTTTCTGACCTAGACATGTACATAGACAGACATAAATTGACATCTGAGAGAAAGATGctaaaaaaagacaaactgaAGATAGTCGAAGCGCACATTGGCCGGCAACTGTGTCAAACGACACTGGAAAGTCTCCAAGTAAGCCATGAGAGGGAcaaagaggaggaggaggatgaAGAAGAGGATGAGATTGATGAGGACAGTGAACCAGAAGATGTAGATATAGTGATAGGGGAATTAGGTGATACAGAGGAAAGTGACTCAGAAAGTGATAGCAGTGACGTCATCGAAAATGAACTCTTTCATGTAACAAGATCAGGCAGACAGTGCACTACTTGGAAATCAAGGAACTATGTAGACTAG